The uncultured Dysgonomonas sp. genome contains the following window.
AAATGATTATATTACTACTATAAGTACTTGTCGTACAAATGTATTAAAAAATCACAAGATTAGTTTTTTTGTTTAAAAAAGTTCTTTCAGTGCCTTTTGTAGGTAATCCAGATGTCTTAAAACAGACAAATCCGGTTGATTAAGAAATCAATCGGATTTGTCATATCTGTCTTTTTAGTTCTTAAAACTCAACTCCCCATCCTTCATGTCTATTATGATGGGATTCTCCTTATCCACTGTTCCGGCAAGCAGTTGTCTCGATAGTGTATCCAGTACGGTACGCTGTATAACACGCTTAACAGGACGTGCCCCGAACTCAGGATCGTAACCCATTTGCGCAATTCCGGTAATAGCTTCTTCTGTAAATTCCAGTTTCACCCCATTGCCTTTCAGCATTTTCACTACGCCTTCGAGCTGCATGCGGACAACCTGTTCTATCTGTGCCAGATTTAATGGCTCAAACATAACTGTCTCATCGATACGGTTCAGAAATTCGGGGCGCATATTCACTTTTAGCATATCCAACACTTCGCGTTTGGTTTTCTCTACTACTTCGTCGTGGTTCTTTGGTGTTATTCCGGCAAAGTTTTCACGAATCAGGGGAGAGCCCATATTGGACGTCATAATAATGATTGTATTCTTAAAGTTTACTACGCGACCCTTATTGTCGGTCAGTCGTCCGTCGTCTAATACCTGCAATAAGATATTGAAAACATCAGGATGCGCCTTCTCTATTTCATCGAATAAGACTACCGAATACGGCTTACGGCGGATAGCTTCTGTCAATTGTCCCCCTTCGTCATAACCGACATATCCCGGAGGTGCCCCGATAAGCCGGGTAGCACTGAATTTTTCCTGATACTCGCTCATGTCGATACGGGTCATCATATTCTCGTCATCGAACAGGAATTCGGCGAGTGCTTTCGCCAGTTCGGTCTTACCCACACCTGTTGTACCCAGAAATATAAACGAACCGATAGGTCGTTTAGGGTCTTGCAGTCCTGCACGGCTACGGCGTATAGCATTTGATACGGCAGAAATAGCTTCATCCTGCCCCACAACACGCCTGTGCAATTCTACTTCGAGATTCAGTAATTTTTCCCGTTCGCTTTGCAGCATCTTGTTCACAGGGATGCCTGTCCAGCGGGAAACCACATCAGCAATATCGTATGAATCTACTTCTTCTTTTATCATTGCCTGATTTCCCTGCATTTCATGCAGTTGTCCTTGCAATTTACCAATACCATCTTCCAATTCTTTCAATTTACCATAACGTAGTTCGGCAACTTTTCCATAATCGCCTTCGCGCTCGGCTTTTTCCGCTTCGAATTTGGTGTCCTCTATTTCTATCTTGTTCTGCTGAATCTTATTGATGACTTCTCTTTCCGATTGCCACTTGGCTTTCAGGTCTTTCTCCTCATCTTTCAGCCTGCTTATTTCTTTCGATAGCTCTTGTTCCTTCAACTTGTCATTCTCGCGGCGTATAGCTTCACGTTCGATTTCGAGTTGTTTGATCCGGCGGCTCTTCTCGTCCAGTTCTTCCGGTACGGAATCCACTTCCATACGCAGTTTTGCCGCAGCCTCGTCCATCAGGTCAATAGCCTTGTCAGGCAAAAAGCGGTCGGATATATAACGGCTCGACAGTTGCACGGCAGCAATAATAGCCTCGTCTTTGATACGCACCTTATGGTGGTTTTCATATTTTTCTTTCAGTCCCCGCAGGATAGAGATTGCATCGGCCTCGCTCGGTTCATCTACCATTACAGTCTGAAAACGGCGTTCCAAAGCCTTGTCCTTTTCAAAATATTTCTGATATTCGTCAAGTGTAGTAGCACCTATCGAACGTAACTCTCCTCTTGCCAACGCCGGCTTTAAGATATTGGCAGCATCCATGGCTCCCTCACTTTTACCTGCGCCTACCAATGTATGTATCTCGTCGATAAATAAGATAATCTCCCCTTCCGACTTGGTAACTTCGTTCACTACAGATTTCAGTCGTTCTTCGAATTCACCTTTATATTTAGCCCCTGCAATCAGTGCTCCCATATCCAGTGAGTAAATCTGTTTGCTTTTCAAGTTCTCGGGAACATCGCCGCGTACAATACGATGCGCAAGCCCCTCTGCAATAGCGGTTTTACCCGTACCCGGTTCACCTATCAGTATGGGATTGTTTTTCGTACGGCGGCTAAGTATCTGCAATACCCGGCGTATCTCGTCATCGCGGCCGATAACAGGATCCAGCTTTCCGTCTTTGGCTCTTTGAGTCAGGTTTATAGCATACTTCTCCAAAGACTGGTAAGTGTCTTCGGCTGTCTGGCTGGTTACATTCGTTCCTTTACGTAGTTCATTGATTGCCAGTTGCAATCCTTTTTCGGATACGCCTGCATCCTTGAGCATCTGTGCCGCCGTGCTTTTGCCTGATAATACACCTAATAATATATGCTCGAGGGAAACATACTGGTCACCCATCTTCTTTGCATATTCAGCAGCTTTTTCCAGTGCAGCATTACTTTCGCGGCTGAGAAATGCTTCGCCTCCTCCCGAAACTTTCGGGAAAGAATCAACCTCTTTACTCAATACATTTGTTAAATGACCGGGATTAGCCCCCAGTTTCTGAAAGAGGAAATTTACGACATTTTCTCCGGTCATGATGACTCCCATGAGGATGTGAGCCGGTTCTATAGACTGTTGGCCTTTGTCTTTTGTGATCTCAATGGCTTTTTGTATCGCCTCCTGAGATTTGATTGTAAAATTATTGAAATTCATATGTTTAGTTTTTTTTGTTTGCTTATATTTAATAAAACTGTTGTTTAGTATTTGTTGTTCAAAATATTTGCCAAGTTGATATTTTTGACAAAATGTCATATTGTTCGTCGTTTTTAGTCTTACGCAAATGGCGATTTAAAAACTTGACAAACTTGACACTTTTTACATGTTTTTTATCCTGTTGCTTTTTTGAAAATCCTCCGTAACTTCGTCTTAATCAGGGATGAGAGATAACGCTCGCAAAGATGCAAAGGCGCAAAAGGTAACAAAGGTAACAGGTTCTGCATTCTTTTGTAGGGGCGGAATATTTTCCGCCCGCAGACCTTTTTCTATTTCGGGCGGAAGATATTCCGCCCCTATAGCCTTTTCCAAAAGGTAACAACCAACGGTCACAGGAGCGAAGCGTATGTAAAGGTAACACAAAGATCAATTAACAATTAGCTTTTACCCTCTCTGTAGCCTCACTTCGGGGCAGGGCTGTTAAGTTCTAATTTTTCATACCCTCTGTGTCATGTTGAACGGAGTGAAACATCTCGTTTCTCAGGGTCGAGATCCTTCGTTCCACTCAGAAACAACGTTCGGCAGAGCGAAGCGGAGCCAATGACAGCAGAAAATAACAGAACAAAGAAGAGAACTTAACAGCCCTGCCCCGAGGGGAGAATTGAATTGCAAATCGACGGAGTCAAAATCGGCAGAACGAAGCGAAGCCAATGGAGGGGTCTGTAAATACATCAAAGAGCTATAAGCTAACAGCTAAAGGCTATCAGCTCTGATTATATAGATAAACTTCTTTCAAAATACGACTTGTTTCTCCAATAATTTCGTTAAGTTTGCATGTCACTGTTAGGGGTGTTCTTTTTCGGAAAGAGCTGAGATTAAACCCTTGAACCTGATGTGCTGTAATGGGCATCGTAGGAAAACGGTCGTATTTTAGATTTTTAGTTATAACAAACATATATCTATAAGCCGTTTCGTACTATTCGAAGCGGCTTTTTATATTTAATATTATCCGGATATGATTGATATTCAAAATTTAGTAAGGGATTTAAATGCTGTCAGAAGCAAATCCGCGTTGATTCATAACATCACAAATTATGTAGTGATGAACAATACAGCTAACGGCTTACTGGCTGTTGGGGCATCCCCTGTTATGGCGCATTCGCTCGAAGAAGTCGCCGAAATGGCGAGTATAGCATCTGCATTAGTAATAAATATCGGAACTCTTGAGCCTCAGTGGGTGGAAGCTATGCTAATAGCGGGTAAAACCGCTCTGGCTAAAAATACTCCGATCGTTTTTGATCCGGTAGGGGCAGGGGCAACCACATACAGGACGAAAGTGTGTAAACAGATTATCGAACAATGTAAACCTTCCATTATTCGGGGGAATGCGTCCGAAATAATTGCCTTATGGAATGCGAATGTACAGACTAAAGGTGTCGATAGTACCGACTCTTCCGATTCTGCTCTCGATTCAGCAAAAGCTTTGGCTAAGGAAACAGGTGCAGTCGTTGTTGTCAGTGGGCAGACCGATTATATAACTGACGGTGAGGATACGCGCACCGTAGAGAATGGCAATCCGATGATGGCACGCGTAACGGGGATGGGCTGTACTGCTACGGCGGTTGTTGGGGCCTTTGCTGCAGTCAATGGCGATATGCTCGAAGCTGCTACAC
Protein-coding sequences here:
- the clpB gene encoding ATP-dependent chaperone ClpB, translated to MNFNNFTIKSQEAIQKAIEITKDKGQQSIEPAHILMGVIMTGENVVNFLFQKLGANPGHLTNVLSKEVDSFPKVSGGGEAFLSRESNAALEKAAEYAKKMGDQYVSLEHILLGVLSGKSTAAQMLKDAGVSEKGLQLAINELRKGTNVTSQTAEDTYQSLEKYAINLTQRAKDGKLDPVIGRDDEIRRVLQILSRRTKNNPILIGEPGTGKTAIAEGLAHRIVRGDVPENLKSKQIYSLDMGALIAGAKYKGEFEERLKSVVNEVTKSEGEIILFIDEIHTLVGAGKSEGAMDAANILKPALARGELRSIGATTLDEYQKYFEKDKALERRFQTVMVDEPSEADAISILRGLKEKYENHHKVRIKDEAIIAAVQLSSRYISDRFLPDKAIDLMDEAAAKLRMEVDSVPEELDEKSRRIKQLEIEREAIRRENDKLKEQELSKEISRLKDEEKDLKAKWQSEREVINKIQQNKIEIEDTKFEAEKAEREGDYGKVAELRYGKLKELEDGIGKLQGQLHEMQGNQAMIKEEVDSYDIADVVSRWTGIPVNKMLQSEREKLLNLEVELHRRVVGQDEAISAVSNAIRRSRAGLQDPKRPIGSFIFLGTTGVGKTELAKALAEFLFDDENMMTRIDMSEYQEKFSATRLIGAPPGYVGYDEGGQLTEAIRRKPYSVVLFDEIEKAHPDVFNILLQVLDDGRLTDNKGRVVNFKNTIIIMTSNMGSPLIRENFAGITPKNHDEVVEKTKREVLDMLKVNMRPEFLNRIDETVMFEPLNLAQIEQVVRMQLEGVVKMLKGNGVKLEFTEEAITGIAQMGYDPEFGARPVKRVIQRTVLDTLSRQLLAGTVDKENPIIIDMKDGELSFKN
- the thiM gene encoding hydroxyethylthiazole kinase — its product is MIDIQNLVRDLNAVRSKSALIHNITNYVVMNNTANGLLAVGASPVMAHSLEEVAEMASIASALVINIGTLEPQWVEAMLIAGKTALAKNTPIVFDPVGAGATTYRTKVCKQIIEQCKPSIIRGNASEIIALWNANVQTKGVDSTDSSDSALDSAKALAKETGAVVVVSGQTDYITDGEDTRTVENGNPMMARVTGMGCTATAVVGAFAAVNGDMLEAATHGMAVMGIAGEIAARKSSGNGSLQVNFLDELYNLDEAVIKDNIK